agaggatcAGTGATCAGAATCTTGCCAGCAAAGTCATATCTCACATCAAATTATCAAGGAGTCTCCACATTATGTGCCACATACCAGTGTTCTGCTGGATTGCTGCTACTGTCCTTGCGGTAATTCTTGGCTTTTCAGGAGGTGGACAGATTCCAAAGACTTTGACAGAGATGTATACTTATTTCCTTATTTTCCAATCCAAACAGAGGAGCCTAAAGTTTGAAAATGTGCATGACCTTGATCCACAGTGGAACCAGGAAGTTATCCTTGGTCTTGGAAAGTTGGCATATCAACAGTTAGAGAAGGGAAATCTGATTTTCTATGAAGAAGACATAAAAGAGTCtggcattgatgtcagagaGGCAGTAGTATGCTCTGGCATCTGCTCCCAGATCTTTCGAGAAGAATCAGGGCTTTATCAAGGAAAGGTTTTCTGCTTTGTGCATTTAAGTGTACAGGAGTATCTTGCAgctctgtatgtgtttctgatGTTAATAATGAAAAGGAAAGACCTAATTTCTCCAAATCAAGCCCTCAGAAAAGTTGTTAAGCTTACGAAAATGAGATCATTGCACAAATCCATGATCATCTTACACAAAAGTGCTGTGGACAAAGCTTTGGAGCATGAAGATGGACACTTTGACCTATTCCTCCGTTTccttcttggcctctctctggagtctAACCAGACTCTCCTTCATGGCCTACTACAGAGAGGACAAAATCAGATGGGCAATGAAGAAACAATCAGTTACATTAAGGAAAAGATCAGGGAGGTTCCTTCATCAGAAAGGGTGATcaacctcttccactgtctgcatGAACTCAATGATCACTCCTTAGTGGAAGAGGTCCAGAGCTTCCTGAGTGCTGGGACACTTTCTGAAGCTGAACTCTCACCTGCCCAGTGGTCAGCTCTAATTTTTGTGCTGCTGACATCAGAACAGaagctggatgagtttgacttGAAGAAGTACATCAGATCTGATGAAGGTCTCCTAAGGCTGCAGCCAGTAGTGGAGGAATCTCAGAAGGCTCAGTAAGTATGATGGCAGTGTGTATTCTCAGAAAGGGAGGGGTTAATGACACTAGCTGGGTTTCCAACCAACTTGTTAATGCCTATTTTGAGCAATCAAATAATAAATTCATATGAAATATTCTACTGCTATTAGACATTTCAGTCACTAGAGGGTGGTGGATTAAATCAATGTTTTCCCCTTAAGGCTCAATAGCTGTGGGCTCACTGAAAGGAGCTGTACAGCACTGGCATGTATCCTCAGCAAACCATcttcaaaactgaaaaatgtggatCTCAGTGACAACAGTATTGGAGATATTGGGGTCCAAGAACTCTCTAGCGGACTGGAGAACCCAAACTGTGCACTGGAGACACTCAGGTAAGACATTTTAATTCTTCAGCTTTCCCTATTGTTTTGTGGGATCATTTGTAGTTTTTTCATTACTCGATGAAATATGCTTTAGCGAAAAGTATCCCCATTATAACAGACAGACGAACAGTGTTTCTAACACACTTCTAAAATCATATAAAGTTTCAGACATACATAGACTTAGATTTGTCTTTCTATGTTGACATACAAAACTTGTATGAAGTATAGTTTGGACAAATGAtcagatgaaaataaaatgtttagagTATCAGAAAACCACAAGATC
The sequence above is drawn from the Clupea harengus chromosome 16, Ch_v2.0.2, whole genome shotgun sequence genome and encodes:
- the LOC122133575 gene encoding NLR family CARD domain-containing protein 3-like; the protein is MALHFLRNMEQQDLADKLEEMSVACKTLLCFILFFEIDELDIVCQTELKRNLKNKYQSVFEGIPKQGSSALLDKIYTEVFITEGGSGKVNEEHEVRQIESRSKRPAGQETSIRCSDTFKLLPGQVKPIRSVVTKGVAGIGKTVSVQKFILDWAEGTENQDIHFIFPLLFRELNLMREKQLSLMDLLHHFFKEIKQLTFLSQGKFKALFIFDGLDECRLQLDFQTNENFTDVTEVTSLDVLLTNVIKGNLVPSALLWITSRPAAANQIPPECVDRVTEVQGFNDPQKEEYFRKRISDQNLASKVISHIKLSRSLHIMCHIPVFCWIAATVLAVILGFSGGGQIPKTLTEMYTYFLIFQSKQRSLKFENVHDLDPQWNQEVILGLGKLAYQQLEKGNLIFYEEDIKESGIDVREAVVCSGICSQIFREESGLYQGKVFCFVHLSVQEYLAALYVFLMLIMKRKDLISPNQALRKVVKLTKMRSLHKSMIILHKSAVDKALEHEDGHFDLFLRFLLGLSLESNQTLLHGLLQRGQNQMGNEETISYIKEKIREVPSSERVINLFHCLHELNDHSLVEEVQSFLSAGTLSEAELSPAQWSALIFVLLTSEQKLDEFDLKKYIRSDEGLLRLQPVVEESQKAQLNSCGLTERSCTALACILSKPSSKLKNVDLSDNSIGDIGVQELSSGLENPNCALETLRLSDCSITDCQGLQVTQRRVEDGVLLGTAKARGTLEKRDKHKSKAGFKSPNDTEDRESKLQSSEVSWENQKANQE